In Carassius gibelio isolate Cgi1373 ecotype wild population from Czech Republic chromosome B13, carGib1.2-hapl.c, whole genome shotgun sequence, one genomic interval encodes:
- the LOC127970538 gene encoding cytochrome c oxidase assembly factor 8, translating into MNVKAGSTLIFGSLRPCYTHARLSLTSSCRGHGRSASQAPKQAERAERTGFSPAATSKHDWIGPPDRLSNLRPIIYHIPENETPQERKLRRLRQDTEDWNHEFWTNQNFTFSKEKEEYVRSQLSAKGLSERDEDGRKRTLSIEEMAVFYKHFLDKNIGRHASYNREWYRRNFTITLLMAKVALDNTWRTLTGQTRGTGREQGKTT; encoded by the exons ATGAATGTAAAAGCAGGCAGTACTTTAATATTCGGGTCTCTGCGTCCGTGTTATACACACGCTCGTCTGTCTTTAACAAGTTCCTGTCGAGGTCATGGACGAAGCGCGAGCCAAGCTCCCAAACAAGCCGAACGAGCAGAG AGGACTGGATTCAGTCCAGCAGCAACATCAAAACATGACTGGATCGGTCCCCCAGACAGACTGTCAAACCTGCGGCCGATCATATATCACATCCCAGAGAATGAGACCCCGCAGGAGAGGAAGCTGAGGCGTCTGAGacaggacactgaagactggaaccACGAGTTCTGGACCAACCAAAACTTCACATTTAGCAAG GAAAAGGAAGAATATGTGAGATCACAACTGTCAGCTAAAGGGTTGTCAGAGAGAGATGAGGACG GAAGGAAAAGGACTTTAAGCATCGAGGAAATGGCAGTATTTTACAAACACTTTTTAGACAAAAACATTGGAAGACATGCCAGTTATAACAG GGAATGGTATAGACGGAACTTCACCATTACACTTCTGATGGCGAAGGTAGCTCTAGACAACACATGGAGGACACTGACTGGACAGACGAGGGGAACCGGACGGGAGCAGGGCAAAactacatga
- the LOC127970536 gene encoding BAG family molecular chaperone regulator 5 isoform X2 → MAARWLCSLFRKPFDGGKRTMDHGSQQPHTQQMPGPFAGYAGPQGPYPGQHPALSRLDEVQREIATLGPQVCSYSGLQSDREYKRLERELTRLLLEVDKVETEGRPELQQARKRAAGEVEGLLRYLEGNATHPSRLAIEELTQEVQNLLNEGVVGPFRQGQAQDAFEISEELVEAVQDVAMRLAQVKTGGSVPLRKARYKALTRVCAVQELLEGRVRTQTLALPLSDDTHEAVQRINQVMAQVSGARCQEVALLMGLSGRDSCAHLARVLTELLVELDALDVSSDAAVRNYRKQVVEEINGLLKHLDLEGEGEDTRRYDLAQNDSIREIEAIRGRVSVLREEVLRHGAAGQGAELQGLLTRLDQVDTGKNPCIREARRRAVLEVQALTTFLDLWEALGRRNPGADEPPSHASVWHVLASLCNLQAQVLGFDGKRADKSYMVLEELLTKQLLALDAVDPQGDQGTKTARKQAVKHAQNILSYLDMMTDEWEY, encoded by the exons ATGGCTGCCCGTTGGCTATGCAG CCTGTTTAGGAAACCCTTTGATGGAGGGAAGAGGACGATGGATCATGGCAGTCAGCAACCACACACTCAGCAGATGCCAGGACCCTTCGCAGGTTATGCGGGACCCCAGGGCCCGTACCCTGGGCAGCACCCAGCCCTGTCACGGCTGGACGAGGTGCAAAGAGAGATTGCCACCCTGGGCCCTCAGGTGTGCTCTTACAGCGGCCTGCAGAGCGACAGAGAGTACAAACGACTGGAGCGAGAGCTGACCCGATTACTGCTGGAGGTCGATAAG GTGGAGACGGAGGGCCGGCCGGAGCTTCAGCAGGCTCGGAAGCGTGCAGCAGGAGAGGTGGAGGGTCTGCTTCGCTACCTGGAGGGCAACGCTACCCATCCGTCTCGGCTGGCCATCGAGGAGCTGACCCAGGAGGTGCAGAACTTGCTGAATGAAGGGGTCGTGGGGCCGTTCCGGCAGGGCCAGGCTCAAGATGCCTTTGAGATCAGTGAGGAGCTGGTGGAGGCTGTGCAGGATGTGGCCATGCGGCTGGCTCAGGTTAAGACTGGTGGAAGTGTCCCGCTCAGGAAGGCCCGTTACAAAGCGCTGACTCGGGTCTGTGCCGTACAGGAATTACTGGAGGGTCGTGTCCGCACTCAAACGCTGGCGCTGCCGCTGTCCGATGACACGCATGAGGCTGTGCAGCGTATTAATCAAGTCATGGCGCAG GTGAGTGGAGCCCGGTGTCAGGAGGTGGCTCTGCTGATGGGTCTGAGCGGGCGTGATAGCTGTGCCCACCTGGCGAGGGTCCTTACAGAGCTGTTGGTTGAACTGGACGCCCTGGATGTGTCTAGTGATGCTGCGGTGAGGAACTACAGAAAACAAGTGGTGGAGGAGATCAATGGTCTGCTAAAACATCTTGACCTGGAGGGAGAAGGAGAGGACACACGCAG GTATGATCTAGCGCAGAATGACTCGATCCGTGAAATCGAGGCGATCAGGGGCCGTGTCTCAGTGCTGCGGGAGGAGGTGCTCCGGCACGGTGCTGCAGGACAGGGGGCGGAGCTGCAAGGTCTCCTCACGCGACTGGATCAGGTGGACACGGGCAAAAATCCCTGCATCCGGGAGGCGCGGCGCCGGGCCGTGCTGGAAGTCCAGGCACTCACCACGTTCCTAGACCTCTGGGAAGCCCTCGGACGGCGTAACCCCGGAGCAGATGAGCCCCCGTCTCATGCGTCTGTGTGGCACGTCTTAGCCAGCCTGTGCAACCTGCAGGCTCAGGTTTTGGGCTTTGATGGCAAGAGGGCTGACAAGAGCTACATGGTATTAGAGGAGCTACTGACCAAACAACTTCTGGCTCTTGATGCTGTGGACCCTCAGGGTGACCAGGGGACCAAAACTGCCCGTAAGCAAGCTGTTAAACATGCCCAGAATATCCTAAGTTACCTGGATATGATGACGGATGAGTGGGAGTATTGA
- the LOC127970536 gene encoding BAG family molecular chaperone regulator 5 isoform X1, translated as MCANVFGALKSLFRKPFDGGKRTMDHGSQQPHTQQMPGPFAGYAGPQGPYPGQHPALSRLDEVQREIATLGPQVCSYSGLQSDREYKRLERELTRLLLEVDKVETEGRPELQQARKRAAGEVEGLLRYLEGNATHPSRLAIEELTQEVQNLLNEGVVGPFRQGQAQDAFEISEELVEAVQDVAMRLAQVKTGGSVPLRKARYKALTRVCAVQELLEGRVRTQTLALPLSDDTHEAVQRINQVMAQVSGARCQEVALLMGLSGRDSCAHLARVLTELLVELDALDVSSDAAVRNYRKQVVEEINGLLKHLDLEGEGEDTRRYDLAQNDSIREIEAIRGRVSVLREEVLRHGAAGQGAELQGLLTRLDQVDTGKNPCIREARRRAVLEVQALTTFLDLWEALGRRNPGADEPPSHASVWHVLASLCNLQAQVLGFDGKRADKSYMVLEELLTKQLLALDAVDPQGDQGTKTARKQAVKHAQNILSYLDMMTDEWEY; from the exons ATGTGCGCGAACGTTTTCGGCGCGTTGAAAAG CCTGTTTAGGAAACCCTTTGATGGAGGGAAGAGGACGATGGATCATGGCAGTCAGCAACCACACACTCAGCAGATGCCAGGACCCTTCGCAGGTTATGCGGGACCCCAGGGCCCGTACCCTGGGCAGCACCCAGCCCTGTCACGGCTGGACGAGGTGCAAAGAGAGATTGCCACCCTGGGCCCTCAGGTGTGCTCTTACAGCGGCCTGCAGAGCGACAGAGAGTACAAACGACTGGAGCGAGAGCTGACCCGATTACTGCTGGAGGTCGATAAG GTGGAGACGGAGGGCCGGCCGGAGCTTCAGCAGGCTCGGAAGCGTGCAGCAGGAGAGGTGGAGGGTCTGCTTCGCTACCTGGAGGGCAACGCTACCCATCCGTCTCGGCTGGCCATCGAGGAGCTGACCCAGGAGGTGCAGAACTTGCTGAATGAAGGGGTCGTGGGGCCGTTCCGGCAGGGCCAGGCTCAAGATGCCTTTGAGATCAGTGAGGAGCTGGTGGAGGCTGTGCAGGATGTGGCCATGCGGCTGGCTCAGGTTAAGACTGGTGGAAGTGTCCCGCTCAGGAAGGCCCGTTACAAAGCGCTGACTCGGGTCTGTGCCGTACAGGAATTACTGGAGGGTCGTGTCCGCACTCAAACGCTGGCGCTGCCGCTGTCCGATGACACGCATGAGGCTGTGCAGCGTATTAATCAAGTCATGGCGCAG GTGAGTGGAGCCCGGTGTCAGGAGGTGGCTCTGCTGATGGGTCTGAGCGGGCGTGATAGCTGTGCCCACCTGGCGAGGGTCCTTACAGAGCTGTTGGTTGAACTGGACGCCCTGGATGTGTCTAGTGATGCTGCGGTGAGGAACTACAGAAAACAAGTGGTGGAGGAGATCAATGGTCTGCTAAAACATCTTGACCTGGAGGGAGAAGGAGAGGACACACGCAG GTATGATCTAGCGCAGAATGACTCGATCCGTGAAATCGAGGCGATCAGGGGCCGTGTCTCAGTGCTGCGGGAGGAGGTGCTCCGGCACGGTGCTGCAGGACAGGGGGCGGAGCTGCAAGGTCTCCTCACGCGACTGGATCAGGTGGACACGGGCAAAAATCCCTGCATCCGGGAGGCGCGGCGCCGGGCCGTGCTGGAAGTCCAGGCACTCACCACGTTCCTAGACCTCTGGGAAGCCCTCGGACGGCGTAACCCCGGAGCAGATGAGCCCCCGTCTCATGCGTCTGTGTGGCACGTCTTAGCCAGCCTGTGCAACCTGCAGGCTCAGGTTTTGGGCTTTGATGGCAAGAGGGCTGACAAGAGCTACATGGTATTAGAGGAGCTACTGACCAAACAACTTCTGGCTCTTGATGCTGTGGACCCTCAGGGTGACCAGGGGACCAAAACTGCCCGTAAGCAAGCTGTTAAACATGCCCAGAATATCCTAAGTTACCTGGATATGATGACGGATGAGTGGGAGTATTGA
- the LOC127970536 gene encoding BAG family molecular chaperone regulator 5 isoform X3, which yields MDHGSQQPHTQQMPGPFAGYAGPQGPYPGQHPALSRLDEVQREIATLGPQVCSYSGLQSDREYKRLERELTRLLLEVDKVETEGRPELQQARKRAAGEVEGLLRYLEGNATHPSRLAIEELTQEVQNLLNEGVVGPFRQGQAQDAFEISEELVEAVQDVAMRLAQVKTGGSVPLRKARYKALTRVCAVQELLEGRVRTQTLALPLSDDTHEAVQRINQVMAQVSGARCQEVALLMGLSGRDSCAHLARVLTELLVELDALDVSSDAAVRNYRKQVVEEINGLLKHLDLEGEGEDTRRYDLAQNDSIREIEAIRGRVSVLREEVLRHGAAGQGAELQGLLTRLDQVDTGKNPCIREARRRAVLEVQALTTFLDLWEALGRRNPGADEPPSHASVWHVLASLCNLQAQVLGFDGKRADKSYMVLEELLTKQLLALDAVDPQGDQGTKTARKQAVKHAQNILSYLDMMTDEWEY from the exons ATGGATCATGGCAGTCAGCAACCACACACTCAGCAGATGCCAGGACCCTTCGCAGGTTATGCGGGACCCCAGGGCCCGTACCCTGGGCAGCACCCAGCCCTGTCACGGCTGGACGAGGTGCAAAGAGAGATTGCCACCCTGGGCCCTCAGGTGTGCTCTTACAGCGGCCTGCAGAGCGACAGAGAGTACAAACGACTGGAGCGAGAGCTGACCCGATTACTGCTGGAGGTCGATAAG GTGGAGACGGAGGGCCGGCCGGAGCTTCAGCAGGCTCGGAAGCGTGCAGCAGGAGAGGTGGAGGGTCTGCTTCGCTACCTGGAGGGCAACGCTACCCATCCGTCTCGGCTGGCCATCGAGGAGCTGACCCAGGAGGTGCAGAACTTGCTGAATGAAGGGGTCGTGGGGCCGTTCCGGCAGGGCCAGGCTCAAGATGCCTTTGAGATCAGTGAGGAGCTGGTGGAGGCTGTGCAGGATGTGGCCATGCGGCTGGCTCAGGTTAAGACTGGTGGAAGTGTCCCGCTCAGGAAGGCCCGTTACAAAGCGCTGACTCGGGTCTGTGCCGTACAGGAATTACTGGAGGGTCGTGTCCGCACTCAAACGCTGGCGCTGCCGCTGTCCGATGACACGCATGAGGCTGTGCAGCGTATTAATCAAGTCATGGCGCAG GTGAGTGGAGCCCGGTGTCAGGAGGTGGCTCTGCTGATGGGTCTGAGCGGGCGTGATAGCTGTGCCCACCTGGCGAGGGTCCTTACAGAGCTGTTGGTTGAACTGGACGCCCTGGATGTGTCTAGTGATGCTGCGGTGAGGAACTACAGAAAACAAGTGGTGGAGGAGATCAATGGTCTGCTAAAACATCTTGACCTGGAGGGAGAAGGAGAGGACACACGCAG GTATGATCTAGCGCAGAATGACTCGATCCGTGAAATCGAGGCGATCAGGGGCCGTGTCTCAGTGCTGCGGGAGGAGGTGCTCCGGCACGGTGCTGCAGGACAGGGGGCGGAGCTGCAAGGTCTCCTCACGCGACTGGATCAGGTGGACACGGGCAAAAATCCCTGCATCCGGGAGGCGCGGCGCCGGGCCGTGCTGGAAGTCCAGGCACTCACCACGTTCCTAGACCTCTGGGAAGCCCTCGGACGGCGTAACCCCGGAGCAGATGAGCCCCCGTCTCATGCGTCTGTGTGGCACGTCTTAGCCAGCCTGTGCAACCTGCAGGCTCAGGTTTTGGGCTTTGATGGCAAGAGGGCTGACAAGAGCTACATGGTATTAGAGGAGCTACTGACCAAACAACTTCTGGCTCTTGATGCTGTGGACCCTCAGGGTGACCAGGGGACCAAAACTGCCCGTAAGCAAGCTGTTAAACATGCCCAGAATATCCTAAGTTACCTGGATATGATGACGGATGAGTGGGAGTATTGA